The DNA sequence CGCACAAGGCTGGCCGCTGGCCGGACCTGCGTCTGAAGATAGCGAGCAGGTGCTTTATGCCAGCATCAATCTCAAGCAGACGCGCCAGGCGCGTCATCTCACCGCTTTCAACCATGTGCTGCGGGACCGTCGTGACGACCTCTACGACCCAATGTTGGGAACTGGCTGGCCGTTGCCGCGGCACTGACTCGATTGCTTGCGCCGTTCCGTTTTTCTTTCTTTCACTCCGATCTATCCCATCAAGGAGATTTACGATGAACAGATTCACCTTTGCCCTGCGCCACGGCGCGTTCGTTCTCTTCGCCGCCATGACGGTGCAGGCCCAGGCGGCCGATCCTATCCGCATCGGCGTGGCCGTCGGGCTGTCCGGTGCCAACAGCGTGGTGGCACCGGCGGTGGTGCAATCCTCGCAACTGGCAGTCGATGAAATCAATGCCGCCGGCGGTATTCTAGGACGCAAGCTGGAACTCGATATCGTCGATGATGCCTCCGGCGCGGTGGGCGCGCAGAAAGCCTTCGACACGCTGGTCTTCCAGAAGAAGGTGAATGCTGTCATTGCCATGGAAACCAGCGCCGCCCGCAATGCTGCGCTGCCGGTGATCAGTCGCGGCAAGCTGCCTTACATATACACTTCCTTCTATGAAGGGCGCTCCTGCAACAAGTGGATGTATGTGAACGGCTGGGTGCCAGAGCAGCAAGTGGCGCCGGTGGTGGACTACTTCACCAAGAGCAAACATGCCAAGACCTTCTTCCTGGTCGGCAGCGACTACGCCTTTGGTCGCGGCATGTTGGAATTCACCAAGAAGTACATCGAGCAAAAGGGTGGCAAGGTGATCGGCGAAGAATATCTGCCCATCGACGGCAGCGACTGGACCACGGTCGTCTCCAAGATCCGTTCATCCAAGCCCGATGCCTTGATCAGCGCCACCGCCGGAGGCGCACCCAATGTGTCGCTGGCCAAGCAGCTCAAGGGCGCAGGCCTGACGCTGCCATACGGCAACCTGGCTGTCGATGAGGGCACGGCCCAGACCATGGGTGATGCGGCCGATGGACTCTACATGTCGGCCTCCTACCTGACCGGCATCGACACGCCGGAAAACAAGAAATTCATGGAAGCCCTGAAGAAGAAGTTCGGCGCTGACATGAAGACACCCAATGAACTGTCCGAGCCGCAGTACGAAGCCTTCTACCTGTTCAAGGCCGCCGTCGAAAAGGCCGGCTCCACCGATAACGACAAGGTGATCAAGGCGCTCGGTGAAGTGTCGTTCAATGGCCCGCGCGGCCTGGTGGCGATGAACAAGAGCCGCCATACACCGCTGTCCATGCGCCTGGGCCAGGTGCAGCATGACGGTACGATCAAGATCCTGGAAACTTTCGCCAGCGTTGATCCGGGCAATCAGTGTCCGAGCATCAAGTAAGCTCAGGATAGCGAACGGACCAACGATAAAAAAACCGCCGCGACGATGATCGCGGCGGCCAGAGACGTGAGAGGAAAGTGCAATGGCGCTATTGCTGGATATGCTGACGACGGCTGCGATACTGTTCATCGTCACCGCAGGACTGATGATGATCTTCGGTGTCATGAAGATCGTCAATTTTGCCCACGGGGCCTTGCTGACGCTGGGGGGATACGCCAGCTACGTGGTGACCCACCTGCAGCTTGATCCCTGGCTGGGCTGGCCGCTGGCACTGCTGACAGGCATTGCCGTTGGGATGCTGGTGGAAGGAGTGATCGTACGACGCCTGTACAAGCGACCGCTGGATGCCATTCTGGCGACCTGGGGCTTGAGCATCGTCATCGGTCAATTGATTGTGATGGCTTTCGGGCGTGAAGTGCAGTTCGTCAACGCCCCGCTGGCAGGAACCTGGGCCGTGATGGGCGTGGACTACTCGGCCTACCGTCTGGTGCTGGTGCCCTTGGCATTGGGCCTGGGCGTGCTCCTGACAGTACTGCTCAATGGTACCGATTTCGGAGTCCGCACCCGTGCAGTGATCATGAATGAAGAACTGGCCAGCAGCCTGGGCATTCACTCCGGCCGTGTACGTTTCGTGACCTTCAGTATTGGCGCAGGCCTGGGCACGTTGGCCGGGGCAATGATCACGCCGCTCTCCAGCGTCGATCCCAACATGGGGCTGCCGTGGTTGATCAGCGCTTTCATGCTGGTGATGATCTCGGGCCACTCCATGTTGAGCCTGTTGTTGGCCTGTGTGGTATTCGGTGCGGCACAGGTGCTAGTCAGTACCTACACCAATCCGGTACTGGGCGGCTTGACCATTGTCATCCTCGCCGCGGTGACGCTGCGCATTCGACCGAAGGGGCTGGCCCGTGCTTGATACCAATCTCTCTACCGCCGCAGCTCCGGCCCAGGCGGGCGCCAAGGACGGGCGCCGTTCTCTTCGCAGCGTGTTGCTGTTCATCGG is a window from the Herbaspirillum rubrisubalbicans genome containing:
- a CDS encoding branched-chain amino acid ABC transporter permease, with product MALLLDMLTTAAILFIVTAGLMMIFGVMKIVNFAHGALLTLGGYASYVVTHLQLDPWLGWPLALLTGIAVGMLVEGVIVRRLYKRPLDAILATWGLSIVIGQLIVMAFGREVQFVNAPLAGTWAVMGVDYSAYRLVLVPLALGLGVLLTVLLNGTDFGVRTRAVIMNEELASSLGIHSGRVRFVTFSIGAGLGTLAGAMITPLSSVDPNMGLPWLISAFMLVMISGHSMLSLLLACVVFGAAQVLVSTYTNPVLGGLTIVILAAVTLRIRPKGLARA
- a CDS encoding substrate-binding protein translates to MTVQAQAADPIRIGVAVGLSGANSVVAPAVVQSSQLAVDEINAAGGILGRKLELDIVDDASGAVGAQKAFDTLVFQKKVNAVIAMETSAARNAALPVISRGKLPYIYTSFYEGRSCNKWMYVNGWVPEQQVAPVVDYFTKSKHAKTFFLVGSDYAFGRGMLEFTKKYIEQKGGKVIGEEYLPIDGSDWTTVVSKIRSSKPDALISATAGGAPNVSLAKQLKGAGLTLPYGNLAVDEGTAQTMGDAADGLYMSASYLTGIDTPENKKFMEALKKKFGADMKTPNELSEPQYEAFYLFKAAVEKAGSTDNDKVIKALGEVSFNGPRGLVAMNKSRHTPLSMRLGQVQHDGTIKILETFASVDPGNQCPSIK